Proteins from one Podospora pseudoanserina strain CBS 124.78 chromosome 1, whole genome shotgun sequence genomic window:
- the RAD53 gene encoding Protein kinase protein rad53 (COG:T; EggNog:ENOG503NVJ5), protein MDTFGEDSQPTQATQNVVDPRRLGQQNSGFSDTDIADIICLLVPQSDAARREIRRIRLRTPEHTVGRDEALNLDVEEDGEDVIGGQGFPGHGVGEYHIALRFSTEIKSAVNGFTFGRNESRCDIIFEDDPMRRLSNTHFRIYLNDHGVLMMEDMSTNGTVVDEQLLRRKGEPPLDVKRTLRSGSNIKILMHEEARDLKFRVWIPIRQGYSNEAYKQNLRTYISNRAALTVDVNATIVPGPGGRVDIFKPAAPRAAPAQRQTANNPVAVRRAQPGPSDQQDTDDIFDGLPKAWGGSQKYNRVGEVGRGAFATVYKVTSRFSGEPYAAKELDKRKFMKNGVLDQKVENEMRIMQKVKHPNIVEYVEHLDWDNRLLIIIMEYVGKGDLGRMISEYGPLTEDTTRIMATQLLDALDYLHKMNITHRDVKPDNILVSSHDPFVVKLTDFGLSKMIDHDQTFLRTFCGTLLYCAPEVYSEYAEYDSRGRRHPRNRRLHPQTGQRYDHAVDIWSLGGVLFYTMTKSPPFPAQSGASHSALLHQIMTKPLNIAPLQQAQISEEGIKFIQGMLDRKPENRATIEALQQHPWIQPPPPPQVDEVSDQELSFNASQLSIQDQDLQIPFEDHLIPASDDEDLPDQEPVPTGGYESEKENYTFGAGNQPQPQPQRLFGEVNPSAMGSQGAVAAHRLNLPVSKDSFASSASTEILGSDNEIKDSFESDQHSTPRQKKQFSQIPSVGLEEGSFSLSQSRSTEDLNTKTFDVASQSLGGAESILENLNMKSRVGSLLASRGSEVNSSKRKQDSSSEDEAQRGPVSDGRGLKRFRSDPITVQKQQQQQQQQQQEVAIRTLDRKDFDLMSQIPSIPKQSVQIDIPVHKATYWLANDRSTWHLTYPEMTQLQFDAFKTAAKARGEDFAPGKTPLWDLAMKYFPPTNRERPGKIRRTFEDSGDHTMPSTAIESQASQHVEIPDTQDAYTTMAMHSERMKPVIACLKSTPSSVVHFIQVLVTECMISWGRSVDNTRSYEPKSESRVPKYAFKLLLWKNNFDATINRNWRPWNKRYEPDEEEFMFYICTKATNGIWINGEKLRSHLNENKKADGPYKYWAPLYDGDRVSVWQTIDGNSRTELTFRCVWGGSAKPRPGYGPQAIPTMVDTDTARQLDHLCDKIERKMRSLNEHDLCMEEAEYDMNERHKHIDREREKSKQFEKLRRQADRGGRRPSPMPGITYGNADSTPAMWTSQFRGGVPVFRRPSPTASDLLRAARY, encoded by the exons ATGGACACGTTTGGGGAGGATTCGCAGCCGACTCaag CGACGCAAAACGTCGTGGATCCGAGACGGCTGGGACAGCAGAACTCGGGCTTCTCAGATACAGACATCGCCGACATAATATGTCTTCTTGTTCCGCAGTCGGATGCTGCACGCCGAGAAATCAGAAGAATCAGACTCCGAACACCAGAGCACACGGttgggagggatgaggcGCTCAACTTGgatgtggaagaggatggggaggatgtaATTGGGGGCCAGGGCTTTCCGGGACATGGTGTAGGGGAGTATCACATTGCACTGAGGTTTTCCACCGAGATTAAGAGTGCTGTAAATGGCTTCACCTTTGGACGAAACGAAAGTCGTTGCGACATTATTTTCGAAGACGATCCGATGCGACGGCTGAGCAACACCCACTTCCGCATCTACCTCAACGACCACGGggttttgatgatggaggacaTGTCGACAAACGGCACCGTTGTTGATGAGCAGCTCTTACGACGAAAGGGCGAGCCACCGCTCGATGTGAAGAGGACACTAAGGAGCGGTTCGAATATTAAGATTCTGATGCATGAGGAGGCAAGAGACCTCAAGTTCAGGGTCTGGATACCAATCCGGCAGGGCTACTCAAATGAAGCCTACAAGCAAAACCTACGAACATACATTTCAAATCGAGCAGCACTCACGGTAGATGTGAACGCAACCATCGTGCCCGGCCCTGGTGGGCGT GTTGACATATTCAAGCCCGCGGCACCCAGAGCAGCTCCTGCGCAAAGGCAAACGGCCAACAACCCGGTAGCTGTTCGTCGGGCACAGCCAGGTCCTTCAGATCAACAAGATACCGATGATATCTTTGATGGTCTTCCAAAGGCGTGGGGTGGGTCGCAAAAGTACAACCGTGTGGGCGAGGTGGGCAGAGGCGCCTTCGCTACCGTCTACAAGGTGACCTCGAGGTTCAGCGGTGAACCTTATGCGGCCAAAGAACTCGACAAGCGGAAGTTTATGAAGAACGGCGTCTTGGACCAGAAGGTTGAGAACGAAATGCGCATCATGCAAAAAGTCAAACAT CCAAACATTGTAGAATACGTCGAGCATCTCGACTGGGATAACCGGCTGTTGATCATTATTATGGAATATGTCGGCAAAGGAGATCTCGGGAGGATGATCTCGGAGTATGGGCCTCTCACCGAGGACACCACAAGGATCATGGCAACCCAGCTGCTGGATGCCTTGGATTATCTTCACAAGATGAACATCACCCACCGTGATGTGAAGCCGGACAACATTCTAGTGAGCTCACATGATCCATTTGTGGTCAAGCTCACGGATTTTGGGCTTTCCAAGATGATTGATCACGACCAGACGTTTCTCAGGACCTTTTGTGGTACCCTCCTGTATTGCGCCCCTGAAGTATACTCGGAATATGCCGAATACGATAGCAGAGGCAGACGGCATCCCCGAAATCGACGTCTCCACCCACAAACTGGTCAGAGATACGATCACGCGGTTGACATTTGGTCCTTGGGAGGCGTTCTTTTCTACACAATGACGAaatcacccccctttccggCTCAAAGCGGAGCTAGTCACTCGGCGCTCCTTCATCAGATCATGACCAAACCCCTCAACATAGCACCCCTTCAACAAGCCCAAATCTCAGAAGAGGGTATCAAGTTCATCCAGGGTATGCTCGACCGTAAACCAGAGAACCGAGCAACGATTGAAGcgctccagcagcacccctGGATTCAgccgcctccgccaccgCAGGTCGATGAAGTATCCGACCAGGAGCTCAGCTTCAATGCTTCACAGCTCAGCATCCAGGATCAAGACTTGCAGATACCGTTTGAGGACCATCTGATTCCAGCCAGCGACGATGAAGATCTCCCTGATCAGGAGCCAGTTCCAACCGGCGGATACGAGTCCGAGAAGGAGAACTACACATTTGGAGCCGGTAACCAGCCacagcctcaacctcaacgtCTCTTTGGAGAAGTAAATCCGTCGGCTATGGGGAGTCAAGGCGCGGTGGCGGCCCATCGTCTGAATCTGCCGGTGTCCAAAGACAGCTTTGCGTCAAGCGCATCGACGGAGATTTTAGGATCTGACAATGAAATCAAGGACAGCTTTGAGTCTGACCAACACTCCACACCGCGGCAGAAGAAGCAGTTCTCGCAAATTCCCTCTGTCGGTCTGGAGGAAGGGTCCTTCTCGCTCAGCCAGAGCAGATCCACGGAggacctcaacaccaagacctTTGATGTGGCATCACAGAGCTTGGGGGGCGCCGAGTCCATCCTGGAGAATCTTAATATGAAGTCACGCGTCGGCTCCCTCCTTGCCTCTCGTGGAAGTGAGGTGAACTCCAGCAAACGCAAGCAGGATTCATCCAGCGAAGATGAGGCTCAGCGAGGGCCTGTATCCGATGGCCGCGGTCTGAAGAGGTTTCGATCAGACCCTATAACGGTTcaaaagcaacag cagcagcagcagcagcagcagcaagaagtcGCCATTCGCACGCTCGATAGGAAGGACTTTGATTTGATGTCGCAAATCCCATCGATTCCTAAGCAGTCGGTGCAGATCGACATTCCAGTCCACAAGGCTACATACTGGCTGGCTAATGACAGGAGCACCTGGCATCTGACGTACCCCGAGATGACACAGCTACAGTTCGACGCCTTCAAAACGGCAGCCAAAGCCAGAGGAGAAGACTTTGCTCCAGGCAAAACCCCTCTTTGGGACCTGGCAATGAAGTacttcccacccaccaatCGGGAGCGGCCAGGCAAGATCAGAAGGACCTTTGAAGATTCCGGAGACCACACGATGCCGTCTACTGCAATCGAATCCCAGGCGAGTCAGCATGTCGAGATCCCAGACACCCAGGACGCGTATACCACCATGGCTATGCACTCGGAGCGGATGAAGCCAGTGATTGCGTGTTTGAAGTCAACACCCAGTTCAGTGGTTCACTTCATTCAGGTCCTGGTAACCGAGTGCATGATCTCCTGGGGCCGTTCAGTCGACAACACTCGCTCGTACGAGCCCAAATCGGAGAGCAGAGTCCCGAAATACGCATTCAAGCTCCTCCTGTGGAAGAACAACTTTGatgccaccatcaacaggAACTGGCGGCCTTGGAACAAGCGCTACGAGcctgacgaggaggagttcATGTTTTACATTTGCACCAAGGCGACCAACGGCATCTGGATCAACGGCGAGAAATTGCGCTCTCACCTGAACGAGAACAAGAAAGCCGACGGCCCTTACAAGTACTGGGCTCCCCTCTACGACGGCGACCGCGTCTCCGTCTGGCAGACCATCGACGGCAATTCCAGAACCGAGCTCACCTTTCGTTGCGTCTGGGGAGGCAGTGCGAAACCTCGTCCCGGCTACGGTCCTCAAGCTATCCCAACCATGGTCGACACGGACACTGCCCGCCAACTGGATCACCTCTGCGACAAGATTGAGCGCAAGATGCGCAGTTTGAACGAGCACGACCTCTGtatggaggaggcggagtATGACATGAACGAACGCCACAAGCACATTGACcgggagagggaaaagtcGAAGCAGTTTGAGAAGCTGAGGAGGCAGGCGGacaggggtgggaggaggccgagcccGATGCCGGGGATCACGTATGGGAATGCGGATTCTACGCCGGCGATGTGGACTAGTCAGTTCAGAGGAGGGGTGCCTGTTTTTAGGAGGCCGAGTCCGACTGCTTCGGATTTGTTGAGGGCTGCGAGGTATTAA